The Inediibacterium massiliense genome includes the window AAGGAATTAAAGGAGAAAAGCAAATATAGTTCTAAATACGTACTTACGGATCTGATGGTATGTGCAGAGTGCGGCCATGCCTACCGCAGGCAGATATGGTCCAAGTATGGTCAAAAATCGGCAGTATGGAGATGTGAGGACAGGCTGAAGCAAGGCAAGAAATCAAGATGTCAGAACTCACCTACCCTAAAGGAAGAACAGCTCCATGATGCAATTATGAAAGCAATAAATACTGTAGTAGAAAATACAGGTGAATTTATAGGGACCTTCAGAGAAAACGTAATAAGAGTTATAGGTAACTACAGTACCCAAGGTGTTACAACCGAATATGACGAACAGATAGAAAAACTGCAACAGCAGATGCTTACACTCATAGAAAATAACGCAAAACAAGGAGCTGTCAGCGAAGAATTCGATGAAGAATATAAGAAACTGTCTGAGAAGATAAATGGGCTGAAAACAGCGAAAATAAAGACGGTGCAAGCACAGAAAAATGCAGAAAGTTATGTACAAAGAGTTGAGGAATTAGACAAGACGATAGGCAATGTTAACCCACAGGTAAGGGAGTTTGATCAAGACCTTGTGAAAAGTCTGATATCTGCCATCAGGGTACATAAGGGCATGAAGCTAGAAATACAGTTCCACTCAGGAATAGTGGTAAAACAAGAAGTGGACTACTATGAATAGGCATACCACCAATGCCATAGGAAGATTTAGCTGTTTGCAAATTATTTTATTTTATGTTGTTTTAACAACATAAATGTTGTGAAATTCATGATAATATTGTGTAAACAAACAAATATACAACATTATAACTAGTGATTCTAAAAAGGAGATGTTCTTATGAAGTATTTTGTAAACGAAAGTTGTATCGGGTGTGGGTTATGTGCAATTGCTTGTCCAGAGGTTTTTGAAATGACGGACGCAGGGGTCGCAATTGCTTCCAAAGAAGAAGTTTCCGTAGACGTACTGGATGCAGCAGCACAGGCACAAAGTGGTTGTCCTGTGAATGCCATCGAAAGCGATGATTAAGGAGGTTATATATGAATTACATAAAAAATATAGAACATGAATCAGCATTGTGTTTAAAAGATGAGGTTTCTGTTCAGGCTGGGCAAATTGTAAGTAAAACCCTAGCTCAGAATCCTCATGTCAGCATTACTCTTTTTGCATTTTCAAAAGGGGAGGAAATCAGCTCCCATGATTCTAGTGGGGATGCAATGGTTTTGGTACTGGAAGGCACAGGGCAGTTCACCGTGGATGGTTCTGAATACGTTTTGAGTGCGGGTGAAACCTTAATTATGCCTGCAAAGAAACCTCATGCAGTATTTGCTAAAGAAGACTTCAAAATGCTGCTCACAGTTGTTTTTCCCTCAATGAGCTGATAGAACAACAAGAAAAATAACATAAAAAATATAAGTAAAATAAAGGAGTAATAATCATGGAAAATAAAATGTTTTGCTATCAATGCCAAGAAACTGCAGGATGTACAGGATGCACCCAGATGGGTGTTTGTGGCAAAAAGCCCGATGTTGCTGGGACGCAGGATCTGTTAATATATGTAACTAAAGGGCTGTCAGCTGTTACCACTGCCCTTCGTGCCCAGGGTGGAGAGGTTTCTTCCACAATTAATCACTTGATTACATTAAATCTTTTCATAACAATTACCAACGCCAACTTTGATAAAGAAGCGATCACAGCTCGTATCCGTGGAACATTGGATGCAAAGCGTGAACTGCTTGCACAGGTAAGAAATAGGGAAACGTTGCCCGAGGCGTCACACTGGGATGGGGATGCATCTACGTTTGAAGCAAAGGCAGCCAAGGTGGGTGTGCTTTCTACAGAAAATGAGGATATTCGTTCATTGCGTGAACTGATTACTTATGGCTTAAAAGGACTTTCCGCCTACTCCAAGCATGCTAACGTTTTGCTGCAAGAAGATGGTGAAGTTGATGCATTTCTCCAGCGTGCTCTGTCGGCGACTCTGGATGACAGTCTTTCCGCAGATGATTTGGTTGCACTGACACTGGAAACAGGAAAGTATGGTGTTTCCGGTATGGCTCTGCTGGACAAAGCAAATACGCAAGCCTACGGAAATCCTGAGATTACTAAGGTGAGTATTGGCGTGGGTTCTCGCCCAGGGATTTTGGTTTCCGGCCATGACCTGCGGGATTTGGAAATGCTGCTTAAGCAGACCCAAGAAGCTGGTGTGGATGTTTATACTCACTCTGAGATGTTGCCTGCACACTACTACCCTGCATTTAAGAAGTATCCTAATTTTGTAGGAAACTACGGGAATGCATGGTGGAAACAAAAAGAGGAATTTGAAACCTTCAACGGCCCAATTCTCATGACTACCAACTGCATTGTTCCTCCTAAGGATAGCTATAAAGACCGTCTGTATACAACCGGTGCAGCAGGCTTCCCTGGTTGCAAACATATTTCCGGTGCTATTGGAGAGGAAAAGGATTTCTCAGAAATCATTGAACACGCAAAACATTGCGTAGCTCCAACAGAAATCGAGACTGGAGAAATTATAGGCGGCTTTGCACACAACCAAGTTCTGGCTCTCGCCGATCAGGTGGTTGCGGCAGTAAAATCAGGTGCAATCAAAAAGTTTGTGGTTATGGCAGGTTGTGATGGTCGTGCCAAGAGCCGTAATTATTATACTGACTTTGCCCAAGCTTTGCCAAAGGATGCGGTTATTCTCACTGCAGGTTGTGCCAAGTATAAGTACAACAAGTTGGAACTGGGTGACATCGGTGGTATTCCTCGTGTATTGGATGCAGGACAGTGCAATGACTCCTACTCCTTGGCTGTTATCGCACTGAAGTTGAAAGAGGTTTTTGGATTGGAGGACATCAACGATTTGCCTATCGTTTATAACATTGCTTGGTATGAGCAAAAAGCAGTGATTGTACTTCTGGCTCTGTTGTATTTGGGTGTGAAAAATATTCATTTAGGGCCAACACTTCCTGCTTTCCTTAGTCCTAATGTAGCAAAGGTACTGGTAGAAAACTTTGGCATTGCAGGGATTGGAAATGTTGAGGACGACATAAAGCTGTTTTTT containing:
- the hcp gene encoding hydroxylamine reductase, which produces MENKMFCYQCQETAGCTGCTQMGVCGKKPDVAGTQDLLIYVTKGLSAVTTALRAQGGEVSSTINHLITLNLFITITNANFDKEAITARIRGTLDAKRELLAQVRNRETLPEASHWDGDASTFEAKAAKVGVLSTENEDIRSLRELITYGLKGLSAYSKHANVLLQEDGEVDAFLQRALSATLDDSLSADDLVALTLETGKYGVSGMALLDKANTQAYGNPEITKVSIGVGSRPGILVSGHDLRDLEMLLKQTQEAGVDVYTHSEMLPAHYYPAFKKYPNFVGNYGNAWWKQKEEFETFNGPILMTTNCIVPPKDSYKDRLYTTGAAGFPGCKHISGAIGEEKDFSEIIEHAKHCVAPTEIETGEIIGGFAHNQVLALADQVVAAVKSGAIKKFVVMAGCDGRAKSRNYYTDFAQALPKDAVILTAGCAKYKYNKLELGDIGGIPRVLDAGQCNDSYSLAVIALKLKEVFGLEDINDLPIVYNIAWYEQKAVIVLLALLYLGVKNIHLGPTLPAFLSPNVAKVLVENFGIAGIGNVEDDIKLFFDEDTTNDLVTGDMIMSAILRKYPETAPALMECGMHCLGCPSSQMETLADACMVHGLNVNDVLKAVNRKVNG
- a CDS encoding cupin domain-containing protein, whose translation is MNYIKNIEHESALCLKDEVSVQAGQIVSKTLAQNPHVSITLFAFSKGEEISSHDSSGDAMVLVLEGTGQFTVDGSEYVLSAGETLIMPAKKPHAVFAKEDFKMLLTVVFPSMS
- a CDS encoding ferredoxin, encoding MKYFVNESCIGCGLCAIACPEVFEMTDAGVAIASKEEVSVDVLDAAAQAQSGCPVNAIESDD